In one window of uncultured Acetobacteroides sp. DNA:
- a CDS encoding cation diffusion facilitator family transporter produces MSHQNTSVKSIYFALLANLGIAITKTAAAIVTGSGAMLAESIHSFADCGNQGLLFWGLKAAKKKPDQEHPLGYGKEIYFWSFIVALILFSMGGLFSIYEGIHKISAHEGLKSPIVAIAVLSVSIILEGASLYGCVTQINKVRRNVSLWAWLKSSRQSELVIVFGEDVAALLGLSFALASVGLAVVTGDPIYDAIGSIGIGALLVGVSFFLAVKIKSLLIGQSAESEIRIEVKQFLEARPEVDQLLNLITLQLGPQVMVAVKAKMAKADSADQLIDRINACEAALKKEYPTIQWIFFEPDSEE; encoded by the coding sequence ATGTCGCACCAAAACACCTCCGTAAAGTCCATCTACTTTGCCCTACTGGCCAACCTCGGGATTGCCATTACCAAAACGGCGGCCGCCATCGTAACCGGCTCGGGGGCCATGCTGGCCGAATCGATCCACTCCTTTGCCGACTGCGGCAACCAAGGCCTCCTATTTTGGGGGCTAAAGGCCGCTAAGAAGAAGCCCGACCAGGAGCATCCGCTGGGGTACGGCAAGGAGATCTACTTCTGGTCGTTCATCGTGGCCCTGATCCTGTTTAGCATGGGCGGGCTGTTCTCCATCTACGAGGGCATCCACAAAATCAGCGCACACGAAGGGCTGAAAAGCCCCATCGTTGCCATTGCCGTTCTATCGGTGAGCATCATTCTCGAAGGGGCGTCGCTCTACGGCTGCGTGACGCAGATCAACAAGGTAAGGCGCAACGTATCGCTTTGGGCATGGCTAAAGAGCAGCCGCCAGAGCGAGCTGGTCATCGTTTTCGGCGAAGATGTTGCCGCGCTGCTGGGGCTATCGTTTGCGCTTGCATCGGTAGGGCTCGCTGTCGTAACCGGAGATCCGATTTACGACGCCATCGGAAGCATTGGCATCGGCGCCCTGCTGGTTGGCGTATCGTTTTTTCTTGCGGTGAAAATTAAGAGCCTGCTCATCGGGCAAAGCGCCGAAAGCGAAATCCGCATCGAGGTGAAGCAGTTTCTGGAAGCCCGCCCCGAAGTCGACCAGCTGCTTAACCTGATCACGCTGCAGCTCGGCCCTCAGGTAATGGTTGCCGTAAAGGCCAAGATGGCAAAGGCTGATTCGGCCGACCAGCTGATTGACCGGATAAACGCTTGCGAAGCAGCGCTAAAAAAAGAGTACCCCACCATCCAGTGGATATTTTTCGAACCGGATTCCGAGGAGTAG